In the Candidatus Auribacterota bacterium genome, CCAAGATGATGCCTGAAAGCAAATTCCACCAGGTCGGAGTGCTTGTGCAGTTTGAGCTTCGTCATTATATTTTTCCGGTGGGTTTTCACCGTGAGCGCGCTGATGTGGAGCCTCTTTGCAATTTCAGCCCTTCTTGCTCCTCTGACGATCAAGCTCACGATCTGCCTCTCCCGCCCCGAGAGACTATTTATCTCACTTTTAATCTTCCCAGATCGAGGGGTGGCAAGCTCGTCCGCCACGATATCTGAAAGCGCCGGACTGAGATACCGCCTCCCGGTCATGATCTTTTCAATGGCAATGATAAGCTCTTCGACTGCTCCGTCCTTGAGAAGATAACCCGATGCCCCCAGGCGGATGGCTGAAGTGACAAAACGCTTATCCTTGTGAATGGAGAGGACGAGGATTCTAACTTGAGGGAGGAACTTCAA is a window encoding:
- a CDS encoding response regulator transcription factor gives rise to the protein MKTILLADDHAVVRAGLAAIIKKYTPHAVVTEVGDGIQAIEHARQHKPDLIIMDISMPGLNGLEAISQILKFLPQVRILVLSIHKDKRFVTSAIRLGASGYLLKDGAVEELIIAIEKIMTGRRYLSPALSDIVADELATPRSGKIKSEINSLSGRERQIVSLIVRGARRAEIAKRLHISALTVKTHRKNIMTKLKLHKHSDLVEFAFRHHLGPVPE